A single region of the Fibrobacter sp. genome encodes:
- a CDS encoding 2-C-methyl-D-erythritol 2,4-cyclodiphosphate synthase — MYISAIGQDSHPFELSLTSKPLVLGGVVIPGHAGLAGNSDADVVLHAVTNAVSGLTGVNILGKVSDDLCLKQGIKDSRVYLSKALEKLTEYKIIHLSVSVEARRPHLSEHIPAIRASLASLLSLPIEHVGFTATSGEGLTAFGKGEGIAALVIISAKRIV, encoded by the coding sequence ATGTATATAAGCGCAATAGGCCAGGATTCACATCCTTTTGAGTTATCCCTTACATCAAAACCACTTGTTCTGGGAGGAGTGGTTATACCGGGACATGCCGGGCTTGCGGGCAACAGTGATGCCGATGTCGTACTTCATGCTGTCACCAATGCTGTTTCCGGACTTACCGGAGTTAATATCCTGGGGAAAGTAAGTGATGATCTTTGCCTGAAGCAGGGGATAAAAGACAGCAGGGTTTACCTTTCAAAAGCACTTGAAAAGTTAACTGAGTATAAAATAATCCATCTTTCGGTTTCTGTTGAGGCCCGCAGACCGCATCTTTCGGAGCACATTCCCGCAATCCGTGCCTCACTTGCGTCTTTACTTTCGCTGCCGATTGAGCATGTGGGCTTTACTGCCACATCAGGGGAGGGTTTAACCGCTTTTGGCAAAGGCGAGGGGATAGCTGCACTTGTGATAATTTCTGCAAAGAGAATTGTTTAA
- a CDS encoding citrate/2-methylcitrate synthase has protein sequence MYGHKRKLSEFEIQYLDEASKIAAKNTIDADLYSKYNVKRGLRNPDGTGVLVGLTSIGDVHGYIVDENEKVPVEGRLRYRGIDVEEIVEGCRREKRPGFNEVVYLLLFGNLPNKEQLEHFDGMLGNCRDLPDGFTENMILKAPSPDIMNKLARAVLASYSYDENPEELSIKNVLRQCIELIARFPTLVAYGYQAKRHYYDNQSLFIHKPQPGLSTAQNFLYMIRSDSSFTDLEAETLDLALILHAEHGGGNNSAFALHVVSSSDTDTYSAIAAAVGSLKGPKHGGANIKVAQMMDDLKESVKDWTDEGEITAYLSKLLKREAFDRKGLIYGMGHAVYTLSDPRAVILREKAAELAKDKSRMDEYRLLRAVEKLSPKVILDIKGTNKPISANVDFYSGFIYDMLNIPRELFTPIFAISRISGWCAHRIEELISGGRIIRPAYKSVSVRQSYLPMAERLTEGEKTVSAVVQDSSAA, from the coding sequence ATGTACGGGCATAAAAGAAAGCTGTCTGAATTTGAGATTCAGTATCTTGATGAGGCTTCCAAAATCGCTGCGAAAAATACCATCGATGCGGATTTGTACAGCAAATACAACGTAAAGCGTGGATTGCGCAACCCTGATGGGACTGGTGTGCTTGTCGGTTTGACCAGTATTGGTGATGTCCATGGATACATAGTTGATGAAAACGAAAAGGTACCGGTTGAGGGACGTCTGCGGTACAGGGGAATCGATGTTGAGGAGATAGTTGAGGGATGCCGCAGGGAGAAGCGGCCTGGATTCAATGAAGTGGTTTATCTGCTTCTTTTCGGAAACCTTCCCAATAAAGAACAGCTTGAGCACTTTGATGGAATGCTGGGTAACTGCCGGGATCTACCTGATGGATTCACAGAGAACATGATCTTGAAGGCCCCCAGCCCCGATATCATGAACAAGCTTGCCAGAGCGGTTCTGGCTTCCTATTCCTACGATGAAAATCCGGAGGAATTGAGTATTAAAAATGTGCTCAGGCAATGCATAGAGCTTATTGCCAGGTTTCCTACGCTGGTTGCGTACGGATATCAGGCAAAACGTCATTACTATGACAATCAGAGTCTTTTTATTCATAAGCCGCAGCCGGGATTGAGCACTGCCCAGAACTTTCTTTACATGATTCGTTCCGATTCAAGTTTTACCGATCTTGAGGCTGAAACGCTGGATCTGGCACTTATACTCCATGCGGAGCATGGTGGCGGGAACAATTCCGCATTTGCTCTCCATGTTGTTTCCTCTTCGGATACAGATACCTATTCTGCCATAGCAGCGGCAGTGGGATCTTTGAAAGGTCCCAAACACGGAGGGGCCAACATAAAAGTTGCCCAGATGATGGATGATTTGAAGGAGTCTGTAAAGGACTGGACTGATGAGGGGGAGATAACGGCTTATCTGAGCAAGCTGCTGAAAAGAGAGGCGTTCGATAGAAAAGGATTGATTTACGGCATGGGACACGCTGTTTATACTCTGTCCGATCCCCGGGCCGTTATTCTCAGAGAGAAAGCGGCAGAATTGGCAAAAGATAAATCCAGAATGGACGAATACAGACTTCTCAGGGCTGTTGAGAAGCTCTCCCCGAAGGTTATTCTCGATATTAAGGGCACAAACAAGCCCATAAGCGCCAATGTCGACTTTTATTCGGGCTTTATATATGATATGCTGAATATCCCAAGAGAACTTTTTACTCCCATATTCGCCATCTCAAGAATTTCCGGATGGTGTGCTCATCGAATCGAGGAACTGATAAGCGGAGGACGGATTATCAGGCCGGCTTACAAGAGCGTTTCGGTGCGGCAGTCTTATCTGCCAATGGCAGAGAGGCTGACTGAAGGAGAGAAGACTGTAAGTGCTGTTGTTCAGGACAGTTCAGCAGCTTGA
- a CDS encoding SelT/SelW/SelH family protein, producing the protein MAEEIKQKFGYRYELVQSSGGVFEVEVDGRLIFSKKKLGRFPEPGEIEKLLS; encoded by the coding sequence CTGGCGGAAGAAATCAAGCAGAAATTTGGTTATCGGTACGAACTGGTGCAGTCAAGCGGGGGAGTATTTGAAGTAGAGGTAGACGGAAGGCTGATATTTTCTAAAAAGAAACTGGGGCGTTTCCCGGAGCCGGGTGAAATAGAGAAGCTGTTGTCCTGA